A window of the Acipenser ruthenus chromosome 30, fAciRut3.2 maternal haplotype, whole genome shotgun sequence genome harbors these coding sequences:
- the LOC117434504 gene encoding forkhead box protein G1-like — MGLRAAGRTAPSLSLPLSFMLSSCDSVDLVGCEMLDMERLKEAPGIVRASSFSIKSLLQEVAGSDSGAPDSGAHADTSRGLETQRTGSPHPGVAERDGGRHDNTNNSNNNNNNNNEDKEGERGGDKKTKGSEQDREGEKAATCDKPPFSYNALIMMAIRQSPEKRLTLNGIYQFIVQNFPYYKENKQGWQNSIRHNLSLNKCFLKVPRHYDDPGKGNYWMLDPSSDDVFIGGTTGKLRRRSTASSRAKLAFKQGNRLASSAAAAAAAAAGLAFAGSLYWPVPPFLSLQQPHPHHQPGSTLGYSSSYFGHPSSYAASILSQTSHQLSATAAGVDRLLQGAAESSYAGTAVGSHHHHQVTAAASFAASSLPCGLSLPTSLNPCSFNLLAAGRASYFFSHHVPHHPAVQGTQPLPAPLESSPLKGFPVEQHLHCWSGSSTAGDPGHFTQNHQTSSFNSLLH, encoded by the coding sequence ATGGGTCTGCGTGCAGCAGGGAGGACCGCGCcttctctttctcttcctctgtCTTTCATGCTTTCTTCCTGTGATTCGGTTGACTTGGTGGGATGTGAAATGCTGGACATGGAGCGCTTGAAAGAGGCCCCCGGGATTGTCCGCGCGTCTTCATTCAGCATCAAGAGTCTCTTGCAGGAGGTGGCGGGGAGTGACAGCGGAGCCCCTGACAGCGGCGCGCACGCTGATACTTCCAGGGGACTGGAGACCCAGCGCACAGGCAGTCCTCATCCCGGGGTCGCCGAGCGGGACGGGGGGCGCCACGACAATActaataacagcaataataataataataataataatgaggataAAGAGGGAGAGCGAGGAGGAGACAAGAAGACCAAAGGGTCGGAAcaggacagagagggagagaaggcagCCACTTGTGACAAACCCCCGTTCAGCTATAACGCACTGATCATGATGGCGATACGCCAGAGCCCGGAGAAGCGCCTGACTCTCAACGGCATCTACCAGTTCATCGTGCAGAATTTCCCCTACTATAAGGAGAACAAGCAGGGCTGGCAGAACTCCATCCGCCACAATCTCAGCCTCAACAAGTGCTTCCTCAAGGTGCCGCGCCACTACGACGACCCTGGGAAGGGCAACTACTGGATGCTGGACCCCTCCAGCGACGACGTTTTCATCGGTGGCACCACGGGCAAACTCCGCCGGCGCTCCaccgcctcctccagggccaAGCTCGCTTTCAAGCAGGGGAACAGGCTGGCGTCCtccgccgctgctgccgccgcGGCCGCCGCTGGCCTAGCCTTTGCGGGGTCCCTTTACTGGCCGGTCCCGCCTTTCCTGTCCCTTCAGCAGCCTCACCCTCACCACCAACCCGGCTCCACTCTCGGATACAGCTCGTCCTACTTCGGACACCCGAGCTCCTACGCTGCCTCGATTCTGTCCCAGACCTCACATCAGCTTAGCGCCACGGCCGCCGGGGTGGACCGGCTACTGCAAGGCGCGGCCGAGTCTTCTTACGCGGGTACCGCTGTGGGGAGCCACCACCATCACCAGGTCACGGCCGCCGCCTCGTTCGCCGCGTCTTCGCTGCCATGCGGTCTGTCGCTGCCCACCTCCTTGAACCCGTGTTCGTTCAACCTCCTGGCGGCCGGACGGGCCAGTTATTTCTTCTCTCACCACGTCCCACACCACCCAGCCGTGCAGGGGACACAGCCCCTGCCTGCCCCTCTCGAGTCCTCGCCTCTGAAGGGCTTCCCGGTGGAACAGCACCTGCACTGCTGGAGCGGGTCGAGCACAGCCGGGGACCCGGGTCACTTCACCCAGAATCACCAGACGAGCTCGTTCAACTCGCTTCTGCACTGA